The Juglans regia cultivar Chandler chromosome 16, Walnut 2.0, whole genome shotgun sequence nucleotide sequence CCTCTGGGAATAGGCAAcatgatatttaattttatttgaactcTCAAAAAAAACCCCCAACCACTACCATCAATTTGAGTGTCCACCTCCTCCACTCGTCCCACCGTCCCCCCAATATGCTCTCCACGAGCTTTATTCATATATGATAAGGGCAAGTTATACATCCTCACCCAGAAACTTTCAAACTCAAAGTTCATCCACTGTGGAGGAATGAAACCATCGAAGTTCTTCATTACAATCAATTGATTATCAAAAAGCCATGGTCTCCCCCCGCCCACACTCTTTCCTTATCTGCTGTAGTATTGCAGGTAATGACAAAGGTATTTGTACATACCTCCAAAAAAGTTGCTGCCTTACTTATTCTCCACACCTTAACCATGGTTGAATCCAGCACCTCCTTACTGCTGATATATCTCGACGAGCATACTTTCCCCACTATGCTTCTGCTTTCTTTATAATTCAGTTCctcgtcttcttcatcctccaaaataatatttgttgcCTTCCATTCTGATAATCGCaacttcctccatttttcctCTAATTATGTTACCCTCTCCATGCTTCTCTGTTGTACCTTACCACCTTTAACAATTGTCACCCGCCACGGCAATGGTGATAAGCAGAAAAATTCCACCACGAACCCGCACCTTTCCGTTGTAACCACCTTCTAACACCTCATGCCGAAAGATGCACACTCGCACTTCACCTCTTTCTTTTCAGAGAGAAAAGAGCGaataattctaccaatttactaatatttgaaaggaaaacttGAGGTAGCTCTCAGGTCTGATGGGATTTGGGAATTATCGGAGAGGCAAAAGAAAATGGTTTTTAAAAACTTCGTCTGAATTAATTATCTGGAAAAGAATAGTTCATTTTTCTGGATAGTTAATTTTCAGTTTGACTTATTTACggatacttttttatattaaaaagaaaaaaagcatgaaaagaacaaagaatcAGTTATTTTAGCACCCCCTTTTTACAGCTATATACCAAACTAAActactggttttttttttatattaaaaagaaaaagagcgtgaaaagaagaaagatattTGTTTGTACGTCTTGAAGTTTATGGCTCTatggttgaattgtttatagcTGGTGGTTGGTAAATTGTTTTTACGACATGCTTTGGACACCATGTTTGTCAGAGTCAAACCGACCTGTGGAGGATTTCAAGCTGTACACCTTTCTATGATTCCAAAATCCTGAACCGGTGTAATGCACTTGCATCACAcaaatgaagtaaataatttagCTTTTCATAAATGGAACGTGACTATTTGAACCCAAAAATTCGAATCTTAGATTAAGAGTACACCCAAGACCAAAACCATACCACTTGACTCAACTCATAGGggttaatttcaaaagttagaCTTTCTGCAAGAGGCGCGCAATGGGGCTGCATAGCTAAAAGCCTAAAACGAATCCCaaaccaaaacttttttttttttttataaccccAAATCATAACTTAAGAGCTTGATACCATAGAAACAAcagtttaaaaaaagaaaaaaaaccaagttTTCCAACTACTGTAAAAGTTCATGTAATGAGACAACAAAAAAGGGTTAGAGGGCAAGGGATTCCAAAGAGAACTGACGAGTTCTTCCTCCCTTAGTACCTCTCTCATTAGTATGCCATGTGAATGTTGCCGCTCTTTACATTTGCTTCAAACTCATTGAAGTTGGCAACCTACCCCTTTTCCTCAGTaggaactctctctctctctctctctctctctctctaaactgcTCCGGCTGGCTGGCTTGCCACCGCATTGTCAACAGTCTGCTGTTCTTCCTTCACCATTGCTCGTCCACTGCCAGTTCCATCAACACTTCCATTACAGTCTTGCCTTTGTGTTTTCCCTTCTGATTTTCCTTTAGGGAAAGGACTTGCACTGTCGTTAGATTTCCCtgaaccattttctttttcagacAGGGAAGCCGTCTCGGCAGAAATGTTCACCTCACCTGCAGTACCTTGTAACAGTTGAGGAGATGAAGAATTACCAGAGCCGGGTGGAGGAAGGAAAACACCAGTGCCAGGAACAGAGAAGCAAGGTGGAGGATGCCTTGGTGGTGCAGCTGGCCATCCAGTTGAACCAGGTGGCATGGGAACTGGTGCAGGGAAAGGAATGGCTGGTGGAGTGGGCACAAAAACTGGCGGGATGCTATTTGGTGGACGAATGGGTGGGGCTGGCAGCACACCAGTAGTTGGAACGGCAACATAGTTCTTTGGTGCCATATGGTGGCGAATATGATTGGGAGATCTACTGGGTGGGGGACCCCAATGGGATGATGGCGCTACCACAGGTGAAGGAAAACGTTGACCATCATTAGGTGTGGATTTCTTTGGTTGAGACTTTGTGAAAGTAACTAGTATTCTTTGTTTGCGGAGGGAGGGAATCGCATGCCGTGCAAAATCTGTAGATTTCCCTTGCATTACTAGGAGAGACCTGTGATTCTCATGGTAATAAACATCATATCAGGAATCAGCAAAACTTCAGATGAATCTCATTAATTACAAATTTGCAAGTCAAAAACCTGtgggaaaataaatagatattcTGTCTATGATGATATAAAATGCCCATTGATataaacatcatatcagaaatCAGGACTTCTAAAAGAGATGaatctcataaattaaaaattgcaAGTCAAGAAACTAGTGGgaagataaatagatttgaATGTCTATGATGATATAAAATGCCCATTGATCATTACGATACGTTCATCACTTCCAAAGGATGCAAACATTTGAATCTCTACTTGCTACGTGTATTTACAAAAGATGATCCTGATGGTTCTACGTATATTTTTCTGAAGACGTGAATAATAAGGCCGCTGTTAGTTGACAATGTATTTCTAccctaatatattttttgataagtgtaTTTTTACCCTAATATGGACTGAAATTTTCAAGCACATCATGCTATGAAGCTACCAACTTTCTTAGAAAATGATAATAGACGAGTACCCAAATGATCAAACAGCACTAGTCATTTCAGTGTGTTTGAAGAGATAATGGGTTGctcagagagaaagagagagagaagggattcAAATTAATTACCCAGGTGCAAGAGAAAGCTTGAGCGATCCTCTAAAATCCCCAGGATGATCTATTTTAATTAACCTTCCAAAAGTCATTTCACAGTGTGTCAAAAAAAGGATGCAAACAGGCCTCCCAAACCAGGAAGGGAACGTGTGTGGCTGTGAGTGATCACCCTGCGAATATCACGGTAAAATTAGGCTAACTTCACAAATGATAGGTAAAATGACCAAAGAAAATACCGTAATGAACAACCTCATTATAGAAATCAATAATGCAAGAGTCTGGCTTCGAAGTCAAAATTTGCAAGGCTAAAATGCGTTCAATAACATCTTGTAGCAAGGAAGGGATGGATTCTATTTTCCGATctgcaaaatttatttaaaacagaaTCCATGAAAACGGAACATAATTTCCAAACCACTCAAAGAACTCAGAACTTTTAATCGAAAGAACATCTTTGTGAAAAGAGTATGCCTTTGGAGGTTCCAACTGCATTATCCTCTTCGGGAGGCGCATCTGCAATAGGAAGACCTAGCTGAATCATCTCTCTTCCATGTCCTTTCATAGGCCTCTTTGAGACCACATACGTCTGACCTGCTTCTTGTAATAACAAAGATTTagctattattattgttgttgttgttattatttctttaccAAAACAGGAatcttcactattatttaaggACACAAAATTGCCTCAAAGAAACCTACAAGTGATTTCATGACCAGAGGTaatgaaagatttttttattttatttttataagaggtaatgaaacaataaaatatttttatattaatgaaaCTATCAAATATACTAGGCATCATAATTGCTTTTTTCCAGACATGCATACACAGTTTGGACCTGCCCTCTCTCTTGCTTTGGCCAGAAAGGAGACTAGACCATGTTTAGAGGGGACAAAATAATAACATCAGTAGTGAAAGCAGTTGCGATGGAAGTATTATTAAGCTTTTACGTGGAAGGTTTTTCTCTAGAGAGCAAATAAATGGACAACCTCAAGATATGGGGAAGACAACTCTcttacaatgatttttttttttaagtacatctCTCTTAAAATGATAATACAGCCAATACAAGAACCCCTTATAGTATCCCCAAGAATTTATGACAATACTCAGTGAAGCAAATGCAAGCAAGAATTTATGACACAATATCCCTCAATGGTAGAGTTGCACAATGCAATTTAAGcaaagaaagttaaaaagtgaaaattttcCAATCACTTCATTCCAACAATCTAAATGgactatatttaaaattaaaaataagatacataaaattttcaacttCCAGTTCAGAATTGAATAATGAGGTAGCAGCACATGTAGGTTCGTACTCAGATAATGTGCTCTATTAATCACAGAGAATCaccagttttcaaaattttgtgacTCAGATGTCATCTGACTTCAATAATGGCATCTGAATTTCCAAATGCAACAGGGAAATTATATGAAGATCTTAGAGACTTTCTTAGAGGGAGGAGAAGCAAAATGAAGAGCTCCTGTGCTTGTGAACAAAGATACAGCATTACTAAACTTGCCTTgaaattttcctctttttcctGAGGCCCTCAAATCATTTACCAATGAAACAAGCTTTTGAACTTCCAAGTCATCAAATAATTCTTCATAGTTTTTCAGCCCGTCAACCACGTTAacctataagaaaaataggtgaattacaaaagcagaaaaaaatgttaaaatttccATTTGAAGCATAGATATACTCAAAATTATTGGTAGAGTACTACCATCTTCCCTTCGAACATTTCAGTGCCAACAAAAGTTTTAGGAACGGTAGCAAGATTCTGCTTCTCATTCTGATTTTGTTCCGGTTGCAATTGATTCTCTAGCAGAACATTAAATGAATCCAGTTCAAATTCAATAATAAGAATGtgtacaattaaaataaaacttagtACGGCATACAGTTTAGGCCCTGTTTGGCTACAGatatggtttcatctcatctcatctcatcattacaacttttctaaattctcatacaaaatttaataaacaattcaactttttcaaatctcaaaacaataataatattctaacaatattttattcaattcatctaaaaccatctcatctcatctcactatccaaatgagcccttaGTGTTGCTAAGTTAAGTAATAAACAATGTTAGTCCCAATATGGTAAGCACTATTAGTACTATCCatgcaacagagagagagagagagagagagtttgttttgtgttttgacaAGTTAAATCCATGCTAAAAGAGATAGGTCCTATTCCGGATAAAAACGTTTCCTATATATGTGCTAACTGCAAGTCCTCTATGATAAAGGGGGGCCAGAATAGCTTTCAATTTACATTCTACATAGCATTGCGGCGTCCTTCCCTATTTCTGACCAATCAATTGATGAAACTCACACAATCTATAATCCATGATCTGATGGATGCCATGACAGCCAGTGTCATCAAGTCCTGACAAGTTTTGGACTCCCCCCACACTATTAGAGAACTTTCTAATAATTACAGTacctccccaaaaaaaaaaaaggaaaaagaaaaagggaaggcAAACCGACACATCCCAAAAGGAAACTGAAGAGAGGTTATACCTTTGGAACTAGACGTGCATACATCTTCTAACACCTTGGCTTCGGAGTCTAAGTTGCCACAAGCAATTCCTTCCAAACTTCCTGAACTCTTCAGACTGCTATTTTTTAGAGGCTTTGTGCCAGAATCTGAATCAGCCACCAGAAAAGCATACATCAGTTTTGTCAGGTAGCTGACTCAAATAAAAGATGTCTTTTCAAACAATCGCATCTTCAATTATTTGTCTATATCTGATACCGAATTTGTGTGATCAAGATAAGGCATGAAAAAGGATGTGTAGAACCTTCATAGCAAGAGTGAGAACTGTTAGTCATGTGAccattttatgataaaaaaagaaaaagaaaaagaaagtcataATTTTTCCCATAAACCAAGGATGAGGCAGGAGCAGCACAAACATATAGCCAATTAAAGTTTCGAGAATTATAAGCTTTCTAACTACCAAACAACTCAAGATATTGGCAGTACTgtaatatcatatcaaaacatgcatgcacacagatctattaaaatgttctGTACATGAAAACAGTCCATTGCAAAATAAGTTTGTTGCGATTATAAATTCAAGCAGCAAGGAATAAGACAAAGCAGCTAAAAAAGAATGACATAATTCCAAAATGGGAAGGTGACCAAAGCTTAACAAAGAAACTATAAGGTAGTAGAGCCATTACCTTATTAACTCAAAACTAAACTAACGAATTACCCAAATGAAAAACACCTTCCTATTCAAAATATTAACGTTATAAAGATCCATGAAAAACATGTTTCAAAGAAGTTAATTTCCTACCCAAAAACATCAGCTTCAGATCACTAAAATTACCAATGCCATAAGCAAGCTACTTATGAGAAGCAATCCAGCAAGGAATATATCATTCAACACATTGCAATAACAGCACaattatgaaaaaaactaaCCCAACAGATTACCTTTTCTCTCCTCTCCAAGTGATGAATACTCATCATCCAACTTCCCAACCTCAACTGTCTCAAACCCCCCATTGCCTTTCTCAGAACCCACCACACCACTCAATGAATTACAATCATGGCCATGAGATTCTGAACTAGAATTATGCCATTCCTTCTCAGCCTCAATCCTCTGCACTGGCTTAATCCCCACAGCAGATCTCTTAAAGTCCTTACCCCCGGCTTTCAAAGTCTCAGAATGCCGCTGCTGCCTCCTCCACGCTACCTGTTGCAACGCATATATAACCTCAGCCACCGAAAAGTACTGCTGCATATGTAGCACCGGGTTCCAATTACACCGCCTCTGTTGTATACACCCTATAACATTATCGTACTCGCCCAGGTCGCCCACGGTGCGCATATGGTGACACAAAGAGTCAATTATCGCATTGGCAGCGGCAAATTCGCCCCGCAGCCACGAGATAAACCCATCCCGCTCATCCGGGAACCACTGTCGGTGGTAGTGCTGGTGGATCTCACCCCCACCTCCACCGCCACCAGCGCCACCGACACCGACACTCCCACCGCTCGGAAACTGCATTTTGTCCGATAGAACCACATTTCCCGATGGCATTGCCATGAGAACCAACACTACTGCAACATCTATCGTATGCTCAGTGTACTACTTGGATCTAAGCAGATAAAGCACGCGAAAATCTTAAATTCAAAGTTTAACAGgtaaatacaataaaattaaatatcaaaTCCAGCCAAAATAAGACGTAGAGCCTAtgcaatatttcaaaaataaacaaaatttcgaAACAAATAGCAAGCAAAATTCagtaaaaacaaaatgcaataaTCGAACTGGGTTCCcgataatcttttatttttttatgtatttttatcgACCAGATCGGACAAGCTCGCTgaatttgaagaaatggaacCAGAATATTTCCAAAAATCGCCAAATGGTGGATGGTGGGGTTGAAAAGCTCAGATCTGAAAATGGGATACGCGGAATATGGGACAGTGTTTGCGAGTGTGTGAGGGTACATATACGAACAGTTACGTGAAGATAAGGAGTTCTCTTTTATGTAGTTTTTGTATTGTATGCGTGAAGTTACAAACAAGATCAAGATCTAGGGTTTGTGATGGGTTTCCGATGATTATGTgggtgtcttttttttttctttttttcttttttgtgtgtGAGAGAAGAAAATGTGAGAGTGAAATGGCTAATTCAGCACACAAGTGCCTAATGGTCTCAAATGTTGGCTGATAAGTAAGGAAGAGAGAAGGGGGACACTCTTTTCTCGTTTTGTTTGTTCTTTATATGtataatgtaatgtataatGTATGTCTGTACTTACTTAGGttcttggtttggtttggtttggtgcCGATGGAAGTTCTCAGATCGTGTGGGATCGCAACCAGGACAACAGAATATTCGTGAATGTAGTAGGGGTGCTTTGGTCGTTTACTTGATCGAGCCTTgcaagttaaatatttatttgagaaatattacatatacaaagaggttatataaaataaatctacaaattgatataatttcttgaaatttgttagatctactttataataaaaataattttacaatttgatgtaCAGGCACGGACCTACATTGATGCTTGGGGGCTACCCCcaacaaatttttattatttaagaacTTGTTTtagtatatgatttttttttaaatgtcctaatataaagataatttgtccctaaaacattttcaaaagtCTTACTTAGTATTTAGTtgtctagattttttttagtttttcaacaatttttcatACTCCAtctattttttgtcattattaaaatctcacattctttttttttcacatctcataagatgcaaaaaaatatattgatctctttttataagctatttAGTAAATCTACAacctcatttttcttatttatttacatttttattttcaagtcttcCATtagctaatttattaatttaaattagttttgttAATAAGTACATATGTACTACTATCGAATTAGCAATTAGGAATAAAGGAAAAGATAAAACCACAtaactaatttttatcatttgtttacttaatttttatcgttTGTTTCAATAAGTCTCACATAACTAtatctatcttaatttttatcattcacTTAAATTCGATGGAGCTCAAGTGAGAGGTTTAGATTGGATAGGCTTGAATAATTTAGTTGTCTCTAGATAACTACCTCATATGATTAATGTTAAATATTGGTGACACACTTTGCTACCTTAAATATTAGATGCCGTTCATCCCTATATACGATAAACTTTGTTAATCACTCCCCAGGCATCAAATCTTAATTCTGCCCCTACTGACgtaccacatcagtttgtaagtttatttttatttttgtattgtaaTCACTGTgcctaaagtatttttttatttattaaaaaatctttcTATAAACTAACaatgttttattaaaaccttaaactttttttttttttttttggaaaagtaAAGCCTTAAAacgagagagaagaaaaagataagttcacttaaaattaataagatttatttagGAAAAAGATATGGGGTACTTAAATATCTTAATCAATACTCGATACTCGTACGAAGTGCTAACCATAATGAAATGCATTATCATACTTCCCGATCATCAATCTTCCGGTTATTGTCATCATCGTTATCATACAACTTACGTATAGTGCCCATGCATCGTCATTGCTTCGAGCCTTCGCTCACAACATATGCGTTTCTAGTATCTTTGGCCTCGTATACTTCTATTCTGACGCACTTCACTTTCAGCACACACGAATGACGCTCACATGTCGATACACACATTGTTTATCAAATGCGTGTTGCCAATATTCCTCACATTCCTTATATTCCTATTTCTCCTAATTAAGGATTTGGAGGAGACCACAACTTTCAACTGTAACTGTTCAAAAACCCCTATTGCTTTTTATCAAGGTAAAATCCGAAGTTAGAACAACTACCCTTCTTTTCTggtcctctccttttcttttcatgctcTGTAATGGTATTTCTTCAAGAAAACAGATTAGAATGCCAAGAACACCCAGAAAACTCAACCCATATAACAAGAATCACAAACACGATGGAAAATGAACCAAGAATCCTTTGAATTGATACTTAGAATAGGTTCTCGAGGAACCTTTAGCCTCGAACACAAATTACACTTAACAATTCTGAACAAAAACTAAGAAATGAGAGTCCTACTATTTATACGAGAATCTACAAAAGAAATAGAAACGACGTCGTAACAGAGTAAAAATATAGCCATCGAGCTCATTCCCTCACCACCCCAAAATGCACCTTTCCATTTAAGCTAATAGGCATCGCATCAATCTTCTCTTCAGTTAATACATTTAAGATCAAAATGCACAGCTTCACTAATTCAAACGCTATGGTTAaactaggggtgaaaatcgaAGGTATTGGTGTAGTTTTGGTCTAAAATCGAAACAGCACCAATCccttaaaatgatgaaaatctCGACCGAAACCAGCCGGTGAAGGGGGAGAAAACCGTCTATATTGATCTCGGCGTAACTACGGTCAGTTTGTCGACATCTTCAGTTGCGATGGAGGTGACCCTACCGCTACGTGTGAACTGCGAAGCCtcggtgtgtgtgtgtgtgtgtgtgtgtgtgtgtgtgtgagagagagagagtgagagagagagagaaacgatgGGGGCGGCGTGGGAAATGAAGAAGACGAAGGAGAAACGAGGACGAAGAAAGAAAGCTGGGATTTTAAACCCTAGAGGGAAGCGGCTTTGTTTccctctttatattttttttaaacattgagTCCTAAAACGGCGtcatttcatatatgtataatttataaaaaaaaaaaaaaaagaaacattataTCAGTTCGGTCGGTTCAGCGATCCGGCCCAGGATCAAACTGGGTCCGAACTGCTGGACATCGGTTTCTAGCAAATTCAACCGCTCGCCGACCGGTTCTAAGCCAGTTTCGGCTGGTTCAGAGCTCCGACGGCCGATCTGGGTCAGTTCCGGTCGGCTCTCCAGTTTCTTGTACAGCCCTAGGTTAAACCTTTCATACAGGTAATATCATTGGCCATGACTTCACTCCCTTCAATTCCCACTTCAACAACCAAGAATTACTCCAAGCAGACCATCTCTACAATTTCCCTTACATTCTCCTCCCTTTAAGGTCCTTGACCTCAAGGTTCTTACAACTTCCCTCCCTTTTACatgaccttgcccacaaggtgtgggtaaaggtTGCGTAGCTTCCATAGCAATTCCCAGGAGCTATCTTCAACAGGTGCCCCCAACCACTTAACTAACACTTCAGTTGCTACTTGAATTCTCACTTTCCTCATTCTTCTTTCTAGAATTAATTCTGGCTCAGGCTATATCTGACCATGTAGATCAAGTGGAGGTAGAGTAGGCAAGGGGTAATGTTCTGTCCCAACTTCTTTTTTAAGgatgaaacatgaaaaacttGATGCAATTTTAAAGCAGCAGGCAAAAGTAGCTTATATGCAATTGTTccaatcttctcaatcattggAAAGGCCCATAGAACCTTGGGGATAACTTCAAATTATGTCTCATAGAAACTAACTTCTGCCTATAAGGTTGAAGTCTCAAAAATACCCAATCTCCtatttcaaaactcatctcaGTCCTCTTCTTGTCAGCAAATAGCTTCATCCTTTGTTGAGCCTTCTGTAAATTCTCTCTCAACATGATCAAACGCTGCTCCTTCGATCTCAATTGCTGGTCTACAACATCATTGGTAGTTGTTCCTAGAATATAAGAAAACAATTTTGCAGGCAAATAACTATAGAAGGCTTCAAAAAGCGATACTCCAATTGAAGAGTGACAAGTAGTGTTATAAAACCATCCAACCATTGGAATCCACAAGCTCCACTCCTTTGGCTTGTCACCAATGTAACATCTCAAATAGCCCTCCACACACTtgttgtaacaccccacttacTTACTCCATTAGGTTAACTCTTAGGTTAACCCTAGATTTTAGAAGGATAGCTCGCTTACTTAGAAGAATACTGACTTTTATTAGGCAAGCTTAGTTCGATTTCTTTCTTCGAGCTTTGATTtgaattttccttctttgatcaTCCATTTCTAGCATTCATTAGCTATACTTGCATTTTTATTGAGCCTTAGTACATGTCATTTTGTGTGGTGACATGTCAAACCTTAAAACTGTTTCATTTGGCAACCATGTGTACTTTGTGTGCAATGGACCAGAATACCCTTAGCTCGATATCTTTTCTTCCAAGGATAATTTTGTTTCAGTCCCATAATTTATCTATGAAAATTTCCTTGCagttgattttcaaaaaaaaaaccctagccgaaaccctgaatat carries:
- the LOC108987198 gene encoding RNA demethylase ALKBH10B isoform X1; translation: MAMPSGNVVLSDKMQFPSGGSVGVGGAGGGGGGGEIHQHYHRQWFPDERDGFISWLRGEFAAANAIIDSLCHHMRTVGDLGEYDNVIGCIQQRRCNWNPVLHMQQYFSVAEVIYALQQVAWRRQQRHSETLKAGGKDFKRSAVGIKPVQRIEAEKEWHNSSSESHGHDCNSLSGVVGSEKGNGGFETVEVGKLDDEYSSLGEERKDSGTKPLKNSSLKSSGSLEGIACGNLDSEAKVLEDVCTSSSKENQLQPEQNQNEKQNLATVPKTFVGTEMFEGKMVNVVDGLKNYEELFDDLEVQKLVSLVNDLRASGKRGKFQAGQTYVVSKRPMKGHGREMIQLGLPIADAPPEEDNAVGTSKDRKIESIPSLLQDVIERILALQILTSKPDSCIIDFYNEGDHSQPHTFPSWFGRPVCILFLTHCEMTFGRLIKIDHPGDFRGSLKLSLAPGSLLVMQGKSTDFARHAIPSLRKQRILVTFTKSQPKKSTPNDGQRFPSPVVAPSSHWGPPPSRSPNHIRHHMAPKNYVAVPTTGVLPAPPIRPPNSIPPVFVPTPPAIPFPAPVPMPPGSTGWPAAPPRHPPPCFSVPGTGVFLPPPGSGNSSSPQLLQGTAGEVNISAETASLSEKENGSGKSNDSASPFPKGKSEGKTQRQDCNGSVDGTGSGRAMVKEEQQTVDNAVASQPAGAV
- the LOC108987198 gene encoding RNA demethylase ALKBH10B isoform X2, whose product is MAMPSGNVVLSDKMQFPSGGSVGVGGAGGGGGGGEIHQHYHRQWFPDERDGFISWLRGEFAAANAIIDSLCHHMRTVGDLGEYDNVIGCIQQRRCNWNPVLHMQQYFSVAEVIYALQQVAWRRQQRHSETLKAGGKDFKRSAVGIKPVQRIEAEKEWHNSSSESHGHDCNSLSGVVGSEKGNGGFETVEVGKLDDEYSSLGEERKDSGTKPLKNSSLKSSGSLEGIACGNLDSEAKVLEDVCTSSSKENQLQPEQNQNEKQNLATVPKTFVGTEMFEGKMVNVVDGLKNYEELFDDLEVQKLVSLVNDLRASGKRGKFQGQTYVVSKRPMKGHGREMIQLGLPIADAPPEEDNAVGTSKDRKIESIPSLLQDVIERILALQILTSKPDSCIIDFYNEGDHSQPHTFPSWFGRPVCILFLTHCEMTFGRLIKIDHPGDFRGSLKLSLAPGSLLVMQGKSTDFARHAIPSLRKQRILVTFTKSQPKKSTPNDGQRFPSPVVAPSSHWGPPPSRSPNHIRHHMAPKNYVAVPTTGVLPAPPIRPPNSIPPVFVPTPPAIPFPAPVPMPPGSTGWPAAPPRHPPPCFSVPGTGVFLPPPGSGNSSSPQLLQGTAGEVNISAETASLSEKENGSGKSNDSASPFPKGKSEGKTQRQDCNGSVDGTGSGRAMVKEEQQTVDNAVASQPAGAV